Below is a window of Saccharomonospora viridis DSM 43017 DNA.
GGGCGCGGCGATCGGGCCCTTCCAACTCGCCGCGGCCCTGGACACACCGGGCTGGGTGCTGCTGACCGCCCTCGACGAAGGCGGCACCGCAGGCAGCGGCCTCATCAAGGTCGCACCCCCGTAGGGGGCCACCTGCCCGCATTTAGCCCGCTAAATGTTGCGCGCGCAGGTTGGTTGACCGCGTTTAGCGGGCTAAACGCGAGTCCGGGCCATGCCCACTGTCGCTCGGTGAGAGCTCTGCCGACTCGGCTAGGCGCGTGCGTTTGCGTTCCATGTGGCCCATCGCCGCGTTCAGCCCGCGAAATGCGGCGAACCACCCCGGGGAAGAGGAATGAACCGGTAATCTCGGCGCGTAACACACAGCATCGGACACCAGTGCCGGTGCTGTCGGCCTGAGAACAACCGGCGTGTGCACGAGGGAGTAAGCGTGGCGGGTGGGCAGACAGTCGACCCAGGCAAGTTGGACGCAGCAGGAACGACGTACAGCCAGGAGGGCGGGGAGCTCACCAGCGCAGGGTCGCGGATCGAAACCGGTGTCTCGAGCGCACAGGTAGGGAAGGCTTGGTCACATGTGGCGTCTACCTACGCCGATATCATCGGCAAGTACCGGGACTGCGTGACGACCTACGGCCAGAAGGCGACGGACCTGGGGGGAAAGCTGACGCAGGCCGCGAAAGCATACGAGGACGGCGAGGCAGTCAGCCGCGACATGATCGCCTCGAAGGGGGTTTGATCGGTAATGGCTTACGTGGGCCAAGAAGAGCAGCGGGAATTCGTCGACAAAGAATTCACCTCCCAGGATCTCGACGAGATGCAAGAGCTTCTCGCTGACCCCAGTGTTGATGTCCAAGATAGGAAGAATTTTCTTTACGCGTTGAAGAACGCGGGACGCCTGGATGGCCAAGAGCTTTTAGATTACGCCCGTGAAGTTGGCGCTGATCCTGTTGACCTCATGAAGGGCGGGAACGCTGTACATGAGAACATGGACCACGCGCGGAATTCACTGAACGGAAAAAGGTTTTCAGAGCGCCTCAAGAACGCCGGTGATGTGCAGCGTGCGCAGGAAAATCTGAATGGCGGGGGTTTCTCCACATCTGATGAAATAATCGACGAAGCGGAGCCTGCTCTCAAGCTTTTCGATGAATTCTATCCGCGTTACCAGGAGGCTAGTGGCCTTATCGAGTCGGCGCCCATGCCGGCCGAGGCCCAGAGCTATGATGTAGTAACGGTAGACACGTCATCCATCGGAGGTAGTGGCGGGTCTGCTGTCGCTAGCGCGGGCGCTACTTACTCTCATTCTGGTATTGACCCGAAGAGTATCCGTGATGGGCTCGATGAATTCCGCGGTATCGACTTCGGGGCTTTTCATGCTGATGCTGACATGTTGCGCAAGGCTCATTCCAGTGTCAGGGATGGAATGGATGCCCTCGAGAGGGCATGGGGTAGCAATACGTCTGACTGGACCGGTGATGCCAAGGCTGCGGCTGAGCAGGTCAACAACAATCTCGTCAAGGGTTCAGGGGATTTGTCGCAGGCGTTGAAGACTGCGCCAGACAACCTCGGGGCGGGGGTCGATGCGGTTCAGCAGAACGTTGTCAACTTTGTGCACCGCGTGTTAGAGGTGTACGGTTCCGGTACAGTCGCGGAACTGTCGCCGCATCAGGTCGATGACCTTATCAATGCAGCGAAAGAGCTCCCCGGTGTAATCGCTGATTTGCATGCGAAGATCGAGGAGATCGAGAGTAAGGGTTTTTGGGATCATTTCGTAGAATTCTTTTCAAACCCTCTTAAATGGGGTTTTTCTGCCATTAATCCAATCGCCTCTATTATTGGCTATATTGTAACTGAAGAGATCACGGAGGATAATATCCGTGAGGAAACGCAAAAAATGGAGAGTGCGCTCGCCGAGGTGAAGACCAAGCTCGGTGAGTTCTGCGCGGATTACCAACAGAAAGCCTCCTCGATCCACAGTCACGCGGCGGAATTTGTTGCCGGAATCGACGCAGCTTACATGGAGACGATGCAGCTGCTCGGTGAGGGGCTCGAGCCTGACCCGTTTGCTGATCCCGGTGGCGGCAAGGACGGTCTGGGTGATACCGAAGGCATAAGCGGTAGTATCGGTGCAGGCGGAGGCGTAGGGGCCGGTGGAGGCATAGGTGCCGGCGGCGGTGGAGGTATCAGCACCGGCGGAGGCGGCGGAGTGCCCATCGGTGGTGGTGCCGGTATAGACCTCCCTGGGGACGAGGCAGCGGGCACAAATCCTGTTACGGGTGAGCCTTTGGAGGTGGACCCGGAGACTGGCGATCCCTATCCGATCGACCCGGAGACGGGAGAGCCGATCAAGAATGTTGACGACCTTGAAAAACTGACGGTCGAGCACGGTGACAACACGCTCACGCTCACCGAGCCGACCGAAGACGGCGAAATGGCCATCACCATAGACGATGGTTCCGGCGAGCCGAGTGAGTACCAGCTCGATTTCAGTGAAGAAGACGGCGAGGCAGAGGGCGCCGAAGAAAGCAGACGAGAAGAGACGGAATTTGGCCCTCAGGGATCTGATGCAGTAACTGAGAAGGTGTATCGACCGGGCCCCGACGGAAAGATCCACATCGAGGATGGGGATCTAAAAATTGTTGCGGAGCAGCCGGAAGGGCCGGACGGGCCGACAGTGGTGACTGTCGACAACGGAGACGGCGAGCCCGTGACGTACACCCTTGGAGAGACTGAAGGCCAAGAAGCGGGGCCACGTGGTCTTGGTCCGCAGCCATCGGCCACGGAATCCGCGCCGACTTCCCGGCAGGCAGGGCAGTCGGCCCCCGATGCAGGTGTGGTGGGCGGCGAAGGTGGGGGCGCGCCCGGGCCCAGTGCCGACGCGAGTGCGCCCACGGGTGGGGAAGCTTTCGCGGCGTCTTCATCACCTGAGTTCCACGGATCTTCGGAAGGCACCGTGGACCCCGGCATAGACGTTTCCGCGGACAACACAGTGAACGAGTCCATGGAAAGCAGTGGGGATTCCAGCTCGTCGAGCACCACGCATCCCCAGGCCGTCAGCGGAGGCAGCGGTGGAACCGCGTTCGGCGGTGGGGGAGGGGGTAGTGATCTGGGGTCGTTTTCGGACTCCGAATCCCGTGGCCAGTCCACACCTTCGGGTGCGAACCTCGGTACGGCGCCCGGTGGGGACATCCCCGCAGGAATGTCCCAAGGCGGCGGTGCAGGGAGCTCGTCAGCCTCTGGCATGGGAATGATGGGCGGCATGGGCGCTATGGGCGGCGGCGCCGGAGGGGGCCAAGGCGGCGACCAGGAACGGACCTCCAGCGCTTACCGCGTCGAAGGCAACATCTTCGAGACTTTCTCGAACACTGTTCGCATCAGTGGAACTATCGGCGACAACACCGCGGATGTACCCGTGCGGTTTACGCGCTGATCGCGGCTTGGGAAGGCTGAAGCACATTGACTTCGAATGCAAACCCGAAACTGTTGGAGCGACTCGCAGAGATCACCTCGCGGACCAATGCTCGGTCAGCGGCCATTGCCGAACGCGTACGCCAGCGTTCTCAAGAGATGGCCGAACGTGCCGAGCAACGGCGACAAGCCAACGAAGAGCGCTGTAGAGAACTGGACAGACAAGCGGAGCAACGTCGCGAGGAAAAAGACGACCCCAACGCCAAGAATCAGTGGCTTCAGCGGCGTGAAGCGGAAGACTCCACCTTCCAGTTCGGCGAAGCTGAGGAGGCCGAGCCTGAACCCACGCCTCAGCCTGCGGCAGCTCCGGCTCCTCCTGCGGAGCCGCCTCAACGGGAGCAGGTCTCAACCCAGCCGCAGAGCAAGAAACGCCCTGCCGACGACTTCGACGACGAGGACTTCTCCAACACCAACTGGTTTGGTTAGGCGTTCGTCAGGGCCGCCCGGTTGTCGTATTCGATGCGGGCGGCCTTGAGGTCGGTGTCGAGCAGCTCCCGGTAGGTGTCGTCACCGGCCAGGGTGGTGAGGAAGAACGCCGTGAACAGCGCGCGTACTCGGCGTTGCACGGTGTGCTGGGGTTTGCCCTGCAACAGCAGCCGGCTCCAGTGGGTTCCCTCGGTGACGCCGAGGTGGGTCATCTTCGGAATCACCCGCAGTTGCGCGGGCCCCGCCCATTCCTTGGTGATCACTTCCGCGTTTCCCTTGGCGGGAGCGAGGAGGTCGTCGTCTCCAGCGAGGTGGAGCCCCACCGCCGTGATCTTGCGGGCCGCCGTCGTGGCCGGTGGCATGGTCTGGGTCGCTGCGACGGTGGCCACGGCCTTGACCTGTCGCGCGTCGTCCCCGGCGCCTTCGCCGGGGGCCGCGGCGAGGATGGCCGCGCCACCGCCGATCGAATGCCCGGCGAGACCGAGTTTCGTCGGGTCCACGCTGATGCCGTCGGGGCCGAGACGCAGCGTCGTGACCAGGTCGAGAGTGGAACGCAGATCGGCGGCGAACAACCGGTGGGAGGGCAACGGCCCTCCGTGCGTGGCGGGCGCGGCGGCGACGATGCCCCAACTGGCCAGATGCCGCAGCAAGCCGTGATACCGGCCCGGTGGTTGCAGCCAACCGTGCCCGAACGCGACAGCGGGGAGGTTGAACCCGGTGCTCGGCGTGAACACGACCCCGGGAAGACCGACGAGCGCGAGATCACCGCGCAGAACATCGTACGGACCTGGGCGGGAAAGCTGCTCGAGTAACCGCTTCGCCGTGCTCGCCATGGCAGGAGACTAGCCGACCTCACCATGACGGGCAGCGGCGCCCGAATCACGTTCCGCGGTCGAACCGTGTTCCGCTGACAACGTTCAGCCCGCTAAAAGCGGTCTCCTCACCTCCGGCGACCACGTTCAGCGGGCTGAACGTGGTCCCCTGCCCAGGATGCGGCCCATCCCCGTGTCGTTACGCTGAAAGGCGTGTGCGGAATCGTGGGATACGTCGGGCATCGGCAGGCACTCGACGTGGTACTCGGCGGGCTTCGTCGCATGGAGTACCGCGGCTACGACTCAGCGGGAGTCGCGGTGCTCGCAGACGACAAGAAGCTGGTCGTCGAGCGCAAAGCGGGCCGCATAGCCAACCTCGAAGCCGCCCTCGACGCCACCGGCCGCGACACGTTCACCGGCACCGCGGGCATGGGCCACACCCGCTGGGCCACGCACGGCGCACCGGTGGACCGCAACTCCCACCCCCACCGCGACTCCACAGGCCGGGTCGCGGTGGTGCACAACGGCATCATCGAGAACTTCGCCGCGCTGCGCACCGAGCTGGAGGACTCCGGCATCGAGCTGAGCAGCGACACCGACACCGAGGTCACCGCACACCTCATCGCCCGCGCGTACGACCACGGCGACACGGCCGGTGACCTCCCGGCCAGCGTGCGCGCGGTGTGCCGCAGGTTGGAGGGCGCGTTCACGCTGGTCGTCACCCACGCCGACCGGCCCGACCTCATCGTCGCGGCACGTCGTTCGTCACCACTCGTGGTGGGTGTGGGCAAGGATGAGGCCTTCGTCGCCTCCGACGTGGCCGCCTTCATCGAACACACTCGCGAGGCCGTGGAGCTCGGCCAGGACCAGCTCGTGGTGATCAGCCGCGACGGCTATGAGATCACCGACTTCCACGGTGTCCCCGCGGAGGGCAAGCCCTTCACGGTCGACTGGGACCTGTCGGCCGCGGAGAAGGGCGGCCACGAGTACTTCATGTTCAAGGAGATCGAGGAGCAGCCCGACGCGCTCGCCAACACGTTGCGCGGACACTTCGAGTCCGGGCGCATCGTGCTCGACGAGCAACGTCTGTCCGACCAGGACCTGCGGGACGTCGACAAGGTGTTCGTCGTGGCCTGCGGTTCCGCTTACCACTCCGGTCTGGTCGCGAAGTACGCCATCGAGCACTGGACCCGCCTCCCGGTGGAGGTCGAGCTGGCCAGTGAGTTCCGCTACCGCGACCCGGTGCTCGACCGGGACACGCTGGTGGTCGCCGTGTCGCAGTCGGGTGAGACGGCCGACACGTTGGAGGCCGTGCGGCACGCCAGGGAACAGAAGGCCAGGGTGCTCGCGGTGTGCAACACCAACGGCGCGCAGATCCCCCGGGAGTCGGACGCCGTGCTGTACACCCACGCCGGGCCCGAGATCGGGGTCGCGTCCACGAAGGCGTTCCTCGCGCAGGTGGCGGCGAACTACCTCGTGGGGTTGGCCCTCGCCCAGGC
It encodes the following:
- a CDS encoding WXG100 family type VII secretion target produces the protein MAGGQTVDPGKLDAAGTTYSQEGGELTSAGSRIETGVSSAQVGKAWSHVASTYADIIGKYRDCVTTYGQKATDLGGKLTQAAKAYEDGEAVSRDMIASKGV
- a CDS encoding dienelactone hydrolase family protein, which gives rise to MASTAKRLLEQLSRPGPYDVLRGDLALVGLPGVVFTPSTGFNLPAVAFGHGWLQPPGRYHGLLRHLASWGIVAAAPATHGGPLPSHRLFAADLRSTLDLVTTLRLGPDGISVDPTKLGLAGHSIGGGAAILAAAPGEGAGDDARQVKAVATVAATQTMPPATTAARKITAVGLHLAGDDDLLAPAKGNAEVITKEWAGPAQLRVIPKMTHLGVTEGTHWSRLLLQGKPQHTVQRRVRALFTAFFLTTLAGDDTYRELLDTDLKAARIEYDNRAALTNA
- the glmS gene encoding glutamine--fructose-6-phosphate transaminase (isomerizing), with the translated sequence MCGIVGYVGHRQALDVVLGGLRRMEYRGYDSAGVAVLADDKKLVVERKAGRIANLEAALDATGRDTFTGTAGMGHTRWATHGAPVDRNSHPHRDSTGRVAVVHNGIIENFAALRTELEDSGIELSSDTDTEVTAHLIARAYDHGDTAGDLPASVRAVCRRLEGAFTLVVTHADRPDLIVAARRSSPLVVGVGKDEAFVASDVAAFIEHTREAVELGQDQLVVISRDGYEITDFHGVPAEGKPFTVDWDLSAAEKGGHEYFMFKEIEEQPDALANTLRGHFESGRIVLDEQRLSDQDLRDVDKVFVVACGSAYHSGLVAKYAIEHWTRLPVEVELASEFRYRDPVLDRDTLVVAVSQSGETADTLEAVRHAREQKARVLAVCNTNGAQIPRESDAVLYTHAGPEIGVASTKAFLAQVAANYLVGLALAQARGTKYPDEVAREFAELEAMPSAVKSVLATVDQVRDLGRRMADARAVLFLGRHVGFPVALEGALKLKELAYMHAEGFAAGELKHGPIALIEEGLPVVVVMPSPKGRAVLHSKMVSNISEIQARGARTIVIAEEGDERVRPFADELVEIPAVPTLLQPLVSTVPLQVLAAEIARTRGYDVDKPRNLAKSVTVE
- a CDS encoding WXG100 family type VII secretion target, with protein sequence MAYVGQEEQREFVDKEFTSQDLDEMQELLADPSVDVQDRKNFLYALKNAGRLDGQELLDYAREVGADPVDLMKGGNAVHENMDHARNSLNGKRFSERLKNAGDVQRAQENLNGGGFSTSDEIIDEAEPALKLFDEFYPRYQEASGLIESAPMPAEAQSYDVVTVDTSSIGGSGGSAVASAGATYSHSGIDPKSIRDGLDEFRGIDFGAFHADADMLRKAHSSVRDGMDALERAWGSNTSDWTGDAKAAAEQVNNNLVKGSGDLSQALKTAPDNLGAGVDAVQQNVVNFVHRVLEVYGSGTVAELSPHQVDDLINAAKELPGVIADLHAKIEEIESKGFWDHFVEFFSNPLKWGFSAINPIASIIGYIVTEEITEDNIREETQKMESALAEVKTKLGEFCADYQQKASSIHSHAAEFVAGIDAAYMETMQLLGEGLEPDPFADPGGGKDGLGDTEGISGSIGAGGGVGAGGGIGAGGGGGISTGGGGGVPIGGGAGIDLPGDEAAGTNPVTGEPLEVDPETGDPYPIDPETGEPIKNVDDLEKLTVEHGDNTLTLTEPTEDGEMAITIDDGSGEPSEYQLDFSEEDGEAEGAEESRREETEFGPQGSDAVTEKVYRPGPDGKIHIEDGDLKIVAEQPEGPDGPTVVTVDNGDGEPVTYTLGETEGQEAGPRGLGPQPSATESAPTSRQAGQSAPDAGVVGGEGGGAPGPSADASAPTGGEAFAASSSPEFHGSSEGTVDPGIDVSADNTVNESMESSGDSSSSSTTHPQAVSGGSGGTAFGGGGGGSDLGSFSDSESRGQSTPSGANLGTAPGGDIPAGMSQGGGAGSSSASGMGMMGGMGAMGGGAGGGQGGDQERTSSAYRVEGNIFETFSNTVRISGTIGDNTADVPVRFTR